In the Devosia sp. SL43 genome, one interval contains:
- a CDS encoding ATP-binding protein — translation MVAETTSPAAGSRRKGSIAASLFWLSAGWLIVALVATGFLLTDLYSRALDTSLSETLDFHVESLVGTLLEAGDPLSEDIGLTDPRFGRPRSGWYWAIRDADGVLYNLSTSVVGIDMPVLMGPADASGRRSAIMDDAFGTRMRVVERTVTLAPKSYQIVVTGNLSEILELVDDFRGQAFIVLGAVGVMLAIMSFIVARIAMRPIDKLSAAIESVREGESVAVTGTYPREIAPLAEEVNELLRSNAQIIERARNQVGNLAHGLKTPIAVLRNEAAAKKGALADVVLAESEKMSTMVSTYLERARLAARTSVVGKKSDATMIMLRLTRVMRKIHPNVTVAFQRPDASLPWFRGDEADLEEMAGNLLDNACKWSKGQVGVRLDAERGDTGTMLLIRIDDNGPGLSEDDAQKVLRRGVRLDEKTPGTGLGLDIVKELVDVYGGNLALKRSALGGLLVEIRLPTARLGGISKPASA, via the coding sequence GTGGTTGCCGAGACGACATCGCCAGCAGCAGGATCGCGCCGCAAGGGCTCGATCGCGGCGTCTCTGTTCTGGCTTTCCGCTGGATGGCTGATCGTTGCGCTGGTGGCCACTGGCTTCCTGCTGACGGACCTCTACTCCCGCGCGCTCGATACGTCTCTGTCAGAAACGCTCGACTTCCATGTCGAAAGCCTGGTCGGAACTTTGCTCGAAGCGGGCGATCCGCTGAGTGAGGACATCGGGTTGACCGATCCGCGCTTTGGCCGGCCGCGCTCGGGTTGGTACTGGGCCATCCGCGACGCGGATGGCGTGCTCTACAATCTCTCGACATCGGTTGTCGGCATCGACATGCCGGTGCTGATGGGCCCTGCCGACGCGAGCGGCCGCCGCTCCGCCATCATGGACGATGCCTTCGGCACGCGTATGCGGGTGGTCGAGCGGACCGTGACACTGGCGCCCAAGTCCTACCAGATCGTGGTGACGGGCAATCTTAGCGAAATTCTCGAACTGGTGGACGATTTCCGTGGCCAGGCCTTCATCGTGCTGGGCGCGGTGGGTGTGATGCTGGCCATCATGAGCTTCATCGTCGCCCGAATCGCCATGCGGCCGATCGACAAGCTGAGCGCCGCCATCGAAAGCGTGCGCGAGGGCGAAAGCGTCGCCGTCACCGGCACCTATCCGCGAGAGATCGCGCCGCTGGCCGAGGAGGTCAACGAGCTGCTACGCTCCAACGCCCAGATCATCGAGCGGGCGCGCAACCAGGTGGGCAATCTGGCGCATGGTTTGAAAACGCCGATCGCCGTGCTGCGCAACGAGGCGGCGGCCAAGAAAGGTGCTCTGGCGGACGTGGTCCTCGCCGAGAGCGAGAAGATGAGCACCATGGTGTCCACCTATCTCGAGCGGGCCCGGCTGGCGGCCCGCACATCGGTGGTGGGCAAGAAGTCCGACGCCACCATGATCATGCTGCGGCTGACGCGGGTGATGCGTAAGATCCATCCCAATGTCACCGTGGCGTTCCAGCGGCCCGATGCATCCCTGCCTTGGTTCCGTGGAGACGAGGCGGACTTGGAGGAAATGGCCGGCAATCTGCTCGACAATGCCTGCAAGTGGTCCAAGGGTCAGGTGGGCGTTCGGCTGGACGCCGAACGCGGCGACACGGGCACGATGCTGCTTATCCGCATCGACGACAATGGCCCCGGGCTGAGCGAAGACGATGCGCAAAAAGTGTTGCGCCGCGGTGTCAGGCTGGACGAGAAAACGCCGGGGACCGGGCTGGGGCTCGATATTGTCAAGGAATTGGTAGATGTGTACGGCGGCAATCTGGCGCTGAAACGCTCGGCTTTGGGCGGGCTTCTGGTGGAAATCCGCCTGCCAACAGCGCGCCTGGGCGGGATATCGAAGCCGGCCTCCGCCTGA
- a CDS encoding FAD-dependent oxidoreductase: MKGQPNRRVADAGKPFAGTAIDRSRPLQFRLDGRTIQGFAGDTVLSAVLASGIDTVGLRHDTPLALSARYAPTIIPATLARDHQRALPMERTPATNGADYVTLAGSKRRSITGWLRRLTGGARRSLDIDLDQPHGMRIPWLNSAGASEEPVDLIVVGGGVAGMTAAVAGAKAGLKVTLLEASPRLGGHARLFGTLEGEETPEQSITRLTTAIGQSDAITVMTHAEVFAVRSNAVRAHVVDLKSGAPTPVVVDLRARHIVIATGTIERLPIFPGNRQPGVVGALEAFDLAYHYGVWPGQSALFTTVSSPAYRLAMLASDAGITIPRIIDGRTQPQSRFIEFSKAYGITLAAGTIVAAVRPAPKGGALVVTPQLAVGTLTRTEADIAVDRLIACGGWQPDLALWHMAGGESRWNQVTARLEPTETGPAGVVLAGSAAGYISRHACLGSGADAVDLLLDRTRIPVQELTIDPIYETPDDPVPVASADHAPGAPTFLDASRRYIERPVEQESRWPAWLPFRPKPAGRSLADTPQPLDVGDIAAGVQLGAIPAASAGIVAQERVAMVAIAAPEAAIEPAPGPLPLIPDYLIGRFGSTAQAWIIAPSESRTLEPGALIQRNADETDPLTAIGIVLRVRDGATIALISAANAGPTAAVREQGRATTVRLVSVYEGG; encoded by the coding sequence ATGAAGGGTCAGCCCAACCGCCGCGTCGCCGATGCGGGAAAGCCTTTCGCGGGGACGGCAATCGACCGTTCTCGTCCGCTGCAATTCCGCCTCGATGGCCGCACCATCCAGGGCTTTGCCGGAGATACCGTGCTCAGCGCCGTGCTGGCTTCGGGCATCGATACCGTGGGCCTACGGCACGACACGCCGCTTGCGCTTTCGGCGCGCTACGCCCCCACCATCATCCCCGCGACGCTCGCTCGCGACCACCAGCGGGCCCTGCCGATGGAGCGCACGCCGGCAACCAATGGTGCGGACTATGTGACGCTGGCCGGCAGCAAGCGACGCTCGATCACCGGCTGGCTGCGACGGCTCACCGGCGGTGCACGGCGCTCGCTCGACATCGACCTTGATCAACCGCACGGCATGCGCATTCCATGGCTGAACAGCGCGGGCGCTTCGGAGGAGCCGGTCGACCTGATCGTCGTGGGTGGTGGCGTCGCCGGCATGACGGCGGCGGTTGCGGGAGCGAAAGCGGGACTGAAAGTGACCCTGCTCGAAGCGTCGCCACGCCTGGGTGGACACGCGCGCCTGTTTGGGACGCTGGAAGGCGAAGAGACCCCCGAGCAAAGCATTACCCGCCTGACCACGGCTATCGGCCAGTCGGACGCGATCACCGTGATGACCCATGCCGAAGTATTCGCGGTGCGCTCCAACGCGGTGCGGGCCCATGTCGTCGATCTCAAGAGCGGCGCGCCGACACCCGTTGTCGTCGACCTCCGGGCCCGCCACATCGTCATCGCCACCGGCACCATCGAGCGCCTGCCGATCTTCCCCGGCAACCGCCAGCCCGGTGTGGTCGGTGCGCTCGAGGCCTTCGACTTGGCCTATCACTATGGCGTCTGGCCCGGCCAATCGGCGCTGTTCACCACGGTCAGCAGCCCCGCCTATCGCCTCGCCATGCTGGCAAGCGATGCCGGCATCACCATCCCGCGCATCATCGACGGGCGGACGCAGCCGCAGTCGCGCTTCATCGAATTTTCCAAGGCCTACGGCATCACGCTGGCTGCGGGAACCATCGTCGCCGCAGTCCGCCCGGCACCAAAGGGCGGCGCACTGGTCGTCACGCCGCAGCTGGCCGTGGGCACGCTCACGCGTACAGAAGCGGACATTGCCGTCGATCGCCTGATCGCCTGCGGCGGCTGGCAGCCCGACCTGGCGCTGTGGCACATGGCCGGCGGCGAGAGCCGCTGGAACCAGGTCACCGCCCGGCTTGAGCCGACAGAAACCGGTCCGGCAGGGGTCGTGCTGGCCGGCAGCGCCGCCGGCTATATCAGCCGCCATGCCTGCCTGGGCAGCGGCGCCGATGCGGTGGACCTGCTGCTCGATCGAACCCGCATTCCGGTGCAGGAACTGACCATCGACCCCATTTATGAAACGCCCGATGATCCCGTGCCCGTCGCCAGCGCCGATCACGCACCCGGCGCGCCGACATTCCTCGATGCCAGCAGGCGCTATATCGAGCGACCAGTGGAGCAAGAATCGCGTTGGCCGGCCTGGTTGCCGTTCCGACCCAAGCCGGCCGGCAGGTCCCTCGCCGATACACCCCAACCGCTCGACGTCGGCGATATCGCGGCCGGTGTGCAGCTCGGCGCTATTCCGGCTGCGAGTGCCGGCATCGTCGCCCAGGAGCGCGTCGCCATGGTGGCCATTGCTGCGCCAGAGGCGGCCATCGAACCTGCACCGGGCCCGCTCCCCCTCATACCCGACTATCTGATTGGCCGCTTTGGCAGCACAGCCCAGGCCTGGATCATCGCTCCCAGTGAGTCGCGGACGCTGGAGCCTGGCGCGCTGATCCAGCGCAATGCCGACGAAACCGACCCGCTCACTGCCATCGGCATTGTCCTGCGGGTCCGGGACGGCGCTACAATCGCTCTGATCTCCGCCGCTAATGCCGGCCCCACCGCGGCCGTGCGCGAACAGGGCCGCGCGACGACAGTGCGGCTGGTTTCTGTCTATGAGGGCGGCTAG
- the ccmI gene encoding c-type cytochrome biogenesis protein CcmI, translated as MLFWFIAIAVTAIACAALFYAAGPRMVNAPHPELDDANSHFRLVLSGIDADLAAGKLGEAEALAAKGELAREILRLKAEAGKAANSIKDVGRGPLLAGLAAIAAVALGLYALLGNPEMPSQPLADRSDVAAQSIDLETAIARIEAALTADPDDLRGWTVIAPAYMEMGRFADAARAYRRIIDLSAATPDLQTSLAEALMFGADDNGSPEAFALLQAAAASDPSHVLSRLYIAAELTRQEKYPEAVAAWDVVLALSKGNESWLPAAQQGLAVAQNGGIAPANDQESEMIGQMVSGLATRLAEQGGSIEEWTQLVRAYLVLGDTANAQAAFDGAVAAYPAAFDRGDLDALALGAGLTINGATP; from the coding sequence ATGCTATTCTGGTTCATCGCCATCGCCGTTACCGCCATTGCGTGCGCTGCACTTTTCTACGCAGCGGGCCCCCGGATGGTCAACGCGCCTCACCCCGAATTGGACGATGCCAACAGCCATTTTCGCCTTGTGCTGTCGGGAATTGACGCCGATCTGGCTGCTGGCAAGCTTGGCGAGGCCGAGGCGCTGGCCGCCAAGGGCGAACTGGCGCGCGAGATACTGCGTCTCAAAGCCGAGGCCGGCAAGGCGGCAAATTCCATCAAGGATGTGGGGCGTGGTCCGCTGCTGGCCGGCCTGGCCGCGATAGCTGCCGTTGCGCTGGGGCTCTATGCACTGCTCGGAAACCCCGAAATGCCCAGCCAGCCGCTGGCCGATCGCAGCGACGTCGCCGCCCAATCCATCGATCTCGAAACAGCCATTGCCCGCATCGAGGCGGCCCTGACCGCCGACCCCGACGATCTCAGGGGTTGGACCGTCATTGCCCCCGCCTATATGGAGATGGGCCGTTTCGCCGACGCCGCACGCGCCTATCGCCGGATTATCGACCTGAGCGCGGCAACGCCGGACCTGCAGACCAGTCTCGCCGAGGCCCTGATGTTCGGCGCCGATGACAACGGTTCGCCCGAGGCTTTCGCGCTGCTGCAGGCTGCGGCGGCAAGTGACCCGAGCCATGTGCTGTCGCGGCTCTATATCGCCGCCGAACTGACCCGGCAGGAGAAATATCCAGAGGCGGTCGCGGCCTGGGATGTCGTCCTCGCGTTGTCAAAGGGCAACGAGTCCTGGTTGCCGGCCGCGCAGCAGGGACTGGCTGTGGCGCAGAATGGCGGCATCGCGCCCGCCAACGACCAGGAATCCGAGATGATCGGCCAAATGGTCTCGGGCCTAGCCACGCGGCTGGCCGAACAGGGTGGGTCGATTGAAGAATGGACACAACTGGTGCGGGCCTATCTGGTGCTGGGCGATACCGCCAATGCGCAGGCCGCTTTCGACGGTGCAGTTGCGGCCTATCCTGCGGCCTTCGATCGCGGTGACCTCGATGCCCTGGCGCTGGGCGCCGGCCTTACCATCAACGGAGCAACCCCATGA
- the ccmE gene encoding cytochrome c maturation protein CcmE, translated as MTMPAAIRKKGWSRKQKRLAVIAGLGLALALATTLVLIALRDQIVFFYSPSDIVARQVVAGQPIRLGGLVKDGSWVRDGQDNTFVVTDNATEIVAHYAGILPDLFKEGQGVVAEGSVGPDGSFQATNVLAKHDENYIPKEVVEALKDSGEWRPEAGVQ; from the coding sequence ATGACCATGCCTGCCGCCATCCGCAAGAAGGGCTGGTCGCGCAAGCAGAAGCGTCTGGCCGTCATCGCTGGCCTGGGCCTGGCGCTGGCGCTGGCGACGACGCTGGTGCTGATCGCTTTGCGCGACCAGATTGTGTTTTTCTACTCGCCATCCGACATCGTGGCGCGTCAGGTCGTTGCCGGCCAACCGATCCGGCTTGGTGGTCTGGTCAAGGACGGCAGCTGGGTTCGTGACGGGCAGGACAACACCTTCGTGGTGACCGACAACGCGACCGAGATCGTGGCTCACTATGCCGGCATTCTGCCTGACCTGTTCAAGGAAGGGCAGGGCGTGGTGGCCGAGGGCAGCGTCGGGCCCGATGGCTCCTTCCAGGCGACCAATGTGCTGGCCAAGCATGACGAGAACTACATTCCCAAGGAAGTTGTCGAAGCGCTGAAGGACAGCGGCGAGTGGCGGCCGGAGGCGGGGGTGCAATGA
- a CDS encoding heme lyase CcmF/NrfE family subunit yields the protein MSIELGHFALILAFAVATISAIGGYVFWRSGQRIALVLSQGAVLQFVLVSVAFLALIQAFVTSDFSLKLAVDNSHSLKPLIFKISGVWGNHEGSMVLWILILVAFGAMVAAFGRRLPNDLLALVLATQSLLTAAFAGFTLFTSNPFARVFPPPFEGNDLNPVLQDIGLAIHPPLLYAGYVGFSICFSFAIAALISGRIDQAWARWVRPWTMLSWTFLTLGIAMGSYWAYYELGWGGWWFWDPVENASFMPWLAGTALLHSALVMEKRNALKIWTIFLSIITFSLSLLGTFLVRSGILTSVHTFAADPTRGLVILTLLALVIGGAFFLFALRASSLRHGGLFAPVSREGALILNNLFLATAVGAVLVGTLYPLVLDAVAGTTISVGAPFFNLTFGALMAPLLLVLPFGPLLAWKRADIVAAAQRLIGAAALAIFATILISALGGVTISLAPLGLLLGFWVSFGAMAELVERSKIGRIPLRESWRRLVGLPRTAWSTAIAHFGIGVTVLGIVATSAWETELVTTLNPGESAELSGYIVAFDSFAQNPGPNYVSDEGRFTITAPGGATRQTMADRRTYVASGMPTTEAAIETYGFSQLYLQLGEPLDDTHVVRIWHKPYITLIWYGAILMALAGLLSLTDRKARVGVPRRATKPVAEPAE from the coding sequence ATGAGCATCGAACTCGGCCACTTCGCCCTCATCCTCGCCTTCGCCGTCGCCACGATCTCCGCGATCGGCGGCTACGTATTCTGGCGCTCCGGCCAGCGCATTGCCCTGGTCCTGAGCCAGGGCGCCGTGCTGCAATTCGTGCTGGTATCGGTGGCGTTCCTGGCGTTGATCCAGGCTTTCGTCACCTCCGATTTCAGCCTCAAGCTGGCGGTCGACAACTCGCATTCGCTCAAGCCGCTGATCTTCAAGATCTCCGGCGTCTGGGGCAATCACGAAGGCTCGATGGTCCTGTGGATCCTTATCCTCGTCGCTTTCGGCGCCATGGTCGCCGCATTTGGCCGGCGGCTGCCCAATGATCTGCTGGCGCTGGTGCTGGCGACGCAGAGCCTGCTGACGGCGGCCTTTGCCGGCTTCACGCTGTTCACCTCCAACCCGTTTGCGCGCGTGTTTCCGCCGCCCTTCGAGGGCAATGACCTCAATCCGGTGCTGCAGGATATCGGCCTCGCCATCCATCCGCCGTTGCTCTACGCCGGCTATGTCGGCTTCTCGATCTGCTTCTCTTTCGCCATCGCCGCGCTGATCTCAGGCCGCATCGACCAGGCTTGGGCGCGCTGGGTACGCCCTTGGACCATGCTGAGCTGGACCTTCCTGACACTGGGCATCGCCATGGGGTCCTATTGGGCCTACTACGAGCTCGGTTGGGGCGGCTGGTGGTTCTGGGACCCGGTGGAGAATGCCAGCTTCATGCCTTGGCTCGCCGGCACAGCTTTGCTGCATTCGGCGCTGGTGATGGAAAAGCGCAACGCGCTCAAGATCTGGACGATCTTTTTGTCGATCATCACCTTCAGCCTGTCGCTGCTCGGCACATTCCTGGTCCGTTCCGGCATCCTGACGTCTGTCCATACCTTCGCGGCCGATCCGACGCGCGGGCTGGTCATCCTGACGCTGCTGGCACTGGTCATCGGCGGGGCTTTCTTCCTGTTCGCGTTGCGCGCCTCGAGCCTGCGCCATGGCGGCCTGTTCGCACCGGTCAGCCGCGAAGGCGCGCTGATCCTCAACAACCTGTTCCTCGCCACGGCTGTCGGCGCGGTGCTGGTCGGTACCCTCTACCCGTTGGTGCTGGACGCCGTTGCGGGCACGACCATTTCGGTCGGCGCGCCCTTCTTCAATCTCACCTTCGGCGCGCTGATGGCGCCGCTGCTGCTGGTGCTGCCCTTCGGGCCGCTGCTGGCCTGGAAACGTGCCGATATCGTTGCGGCGGCACAGCGGCTGATCGGGGCGGCAGCTCTGGCGATCTTTGCCACCATTCTGATCTCCGCTCTTGGCGGCGTCACCATCTCGCTGGCACCGCTTGGCCTGCTGCTGGGGTTCTGGGTGTCATTCGGGGCGATGGCCGAACTGGTTGAGCGCAGCAAGATCGGTCGTATCCCCCTGCGCGAAAGCTGGCGCCGACTTGTCGGCCTGCCGCGCACCGCCTGGTCGACAGCGATCGCGCATTTCGGCATCGGTGTCACCGTGTTGGGTATCGTCGCGACATCCGCCTGGGAAACCGAGCTGGTCACAACGCTCAATCCCGGCGAAAGCGCAGAGCTCTCCGGCTACATAGTCGCCTTCGACAGTTTCGCGCAGAACCCCGGTCCGAACTACGTGTCCGACGAAGGCCGCTTCACCATCACCGCGCCGGGCGGCGCGACGCGCCAGACCATGGCGGACCGGCGCACCTATGTCGCGTCAGGCATGCCGACGACCGAAGCAGCCATCGAGACCTACGGCTTCTCCCAGCTCTACCTTCAACTGGGCGAACCGCTCGATGACACCCATGTCGTCCGCATTTGGCACAAGCCCTACATCACCCTGATCTGGTATGGCGCCATCCTGATGGCGCTGGCAGGCTTGCTGTCGCTCACCGACAGAAAGGCGCGCGTCGGTGTGCCAAGGCGGGCCACCAAGCCCGTAGCGGAGCCGGCCGAATGA
- a CDS encoding cytochrome c-type biogenesis protein gives MNWLRALALLLMLCGPALAVSPDEVLPDPVLEQRARDISAELRCLVCQNQSIDDSDADLAKDLRVLVRERLMAGDSDEAVRQYVVDRYGEYVLLNPRVGAHTILLWVAAPVLLLGGLLTLAVVSRRRRLVDGGLSAEEQATLDELK, from the coding sequence ATGAACTGGCTGCGCGCGCTGGCGCTTCTGCTCATGCTGTGTGGTCCGGCACTGGCGGTCAGCCCTGACGAAGTCCTGCCCGATCCGGTGCTGGAGCAGCGCGCCCGCGACATCTCCGCTGAGCTCCGCTGCCTCGTCTGCCAGAACCAGTCGATCGACGACAGCGATGCAGACCTGGCCAAGGATCTCCGTGTGCTGGTGCGGGAGCGGCTTATGGCGGGCGACAGCGACGAGGCCGTGCGCCAGTATGTCGTTGATCGTTACGGCGAGTATGTCCTGCTCAATCCGCGCGTCGGAGCCCATACGATTCTGCTCTGGGTTGCCGCGCCGGTCCTGCTGCTTGGCGGACTGCTGACGCTGGCCGTGGTATCGCGTCGCCGGCGTCTCGTTGATGGCGGGCTCAGCGCCGAAGAGCAGGCGACATTGGACGAACTCAAGTAG
- a CDS encoding Do family serine endopeptidase — protein sequence MRSSILKRTSRWLGASALALLVGIGGVSTAFVMTGQAATAQIQPAAQIVVPPTAQPHAGFADLVEAVKPAVVSILVEAVESPRNMQRGGQEFNFNFPDLPDGHPFQDFFDQFGGPGGPGGQGGQEQRPREFMAAGSGFVISADGYVVTNNHVVEDATKVTVVFDDGTEKVAEIVGTDERTDLAVLKIEGTDLPFVNFETEASRVGDWVVAVGNPFGLGGTVTVGVISGQGRNIGGSNYGDFLQIDAAVNTGNSGGPAFNTKGEVVGVNTAIYSPNGGNVGIAFAIPAATVKGIVQQLIDDGSVTRGYLGVSIQDVTRDIADGVGLANAKGAIVREPASDGPAGAAGVKSGDIITAVDGDPIDDALDLSRTIAGKAPDSTVELTIWRDGAETKLSVKLQTLNEEAVAQAEPTPPTPPAELPTETSVGLTLVPNADGSGGLLIQNVDPDSAAAEKGLAVGDTVLEVNNTPVNSLQDFEAAIDAVKAKGLNTALVKASRDGEARFVGLPLATD from the coding sequence ATGCGCTCGTCCATTCTGAAGCGTACCAGCCGCTGGCTCGGGGCATCGGCCCTGGCACTACTGGTCGGTATCGGCGGTGTCTCAACCGCTTTCGTCATGACCGGCCAGGCCGCTACGGCCCAGATCCAGCCCGCCGCCCAGATCGTGGTTCCCCCCACCGCCCAGCCGCATGCCGGCTTTGCCGACCTCGTCGAGGCCGTGAAGCCTGCCGTGGTCTCGATCCTGGTCGAAGCCGTCGAAAGCCCGCGCAACATGCAGCGCGGCGGCCAGGAGTTCAATTTCAACTTCCCCGATCTGCCTGACGGCCATCCCTTCCAGGACTTTTTCGACCAGTTCGGCGGGCCTGGTGGCCCCGGCGGCCAGGGTGGTCAGGAACAGCGCCCTCGTGAGTTCATGGCGGCCGGTTCCGGCTTCGTGATCTCGGCTGACGGCTATGTCGTGACCAACAACCACGTCGTCGAAGACGCCACCAAGGTGACCGTCGTGTTCGACGATGGCACCGAGAAGGTGGCTGAGATCGTCGGTACCGACGAGCGGACTGATCTCGCCGTGCTCAAGATCGAAGGCACCGACCTGCCTTTCGTCAACTTCGAGACCGAAGCCAGCCGCGTTGGCGACTGGGTCGTCGCCGTGGGCAACCCCTTCGGCCTTGGCGGCACCGTGACTGTGGGCGTTATCTCCGGCCAGGGTCGCAATATTGGCGGCTCCAACTACGGCGATTTCCTGCAGATCGACGCTGCCGTGAATACCGGCAATTCGGGCGGCCCGGCCTTCAACACCAAGGGTGAAGTGGTCGGCGTCAATACCGCCATCTATTCGCCCAACGGTGGCAATGTCGGCATCGCCTTCGCCATCCCGGCCGCGACCGTCAAGGGTATCGTCCAGCAACTGATCGACGACGGCAGCGTCACCCGCGGCTATCTCGGCGTGTCCATCCAGGACGTGACCCGCGATATCGCCGATGGTGTCGGCCTGGCCAATGCCAAGGGCGCCATCGTTCGCGAGCCAGCTTCTGACGGCCCGGCCGGTGCCGCCGGCGTCAAGTCGGGCGACATCATCACCGCCGTCGATGGCGATCCAATCGACGACGCACTCGATCTCAGCCGCACCATTGCCGGCAAGGCGCCCGACTCCACCGTCGAGCTGACCATCTGGCGCGATGGGGCCGAGACCAAGCTCTCGGTCAAGCTGCAGACCCTCAATGAGGAAGCTGTCGCCCAGGCCGAGCCGACCCCGCCAACGCCGCCGGCTGAACTGCCGACCGAGACCAGCGTCGGTCTGACCCTCGTGCCGAACGCTGACGGTTCGGGCGGTCTGCTGATCCAGAACGTCGATCCGGACTCGGCGGCTGCCGAAAAGGGGCTTGCCGTTGGTGACACCGTTCTCGAAGTCAACAACACGCCGGTCAACAGCCTGCAGGACTTCGAAGCCGCGATCGACGCTGTTAAGGCCAAGGGGCTGAACACTGCCCTGGTCAAGGCCAGCCGCGATGGCGAAGCCCGCTTTGTCGGCCTGCCGCTGGCGACCGACTAA
- a CDS encoding response regulator transcription factor has product MKILLIEDDREAASYLIQALDEAGHITHHAADGETGYAMASGMDYDVLIVDRMLPRRDGLSIVESLRAEDDKTPVLILSALGEVDDRVTGLRAGGDDYLTKPYAFTELLARVEVLARRSSPSEAATSYAVAGLSLDRLSRKVEREGETILLQPREFRLLEYLMKNAGKVVTRTMLLENVWDYHFDPQTNVIDVHMSRLRSKIDKGHASPLLHTVRGAGYMIRE; this is encoded by the coding sequence GTGAAGATTTTGCTGATCGAAGATGATCGGGAGGCCGCAAGCTATCTCATCCAGGCCTTGGATGAAGCCGGTCACATCACCCACCACGCCGCCGATGGCGAAACGGGATATGCCATGGCCTCGGGCATGGATTACGATGTGCTCATCGTCGATCGCATGCTGCCGCGCCGCGATGGCCTCTCCATCGTCGAGTCGCTGCGCGCCGAAGATGACAAGACCCCCGTCCTTATCCTGTCCGCCCTTGGCGAAGTCGACGACCGTGTGACCGGTCTGCGCGCCGGTGGCGACGATTACCTCACCAAGCCCTACGCCTTTACCGAACTGCTCGCCCGTGTCGAAGTCCTCGCGCGCCGCTCCAGCCCGTCCGAGGCTGCCACCAGCTACGCCGTTGCCGGCCTGTCGCTTGATCGCCTCAGTCGCAAGGTCGAGCGTGAAGGCGAGACCATCCTGCTGCAGCCGCGCGAATTCCGCTTGCTGGAATACCTGATGAAAAATGCAGGCAAAGTGGTGACCCGCACCATGCTGCTCGAAAACGTCTGGGACTATCATTTTGACCCGCAGACCAATGTCATCGACGTCCACATGTCCCGCTTGCGCAGCAAGATCGACAAGGGTCATGCTAGCCCCCTGCTGCACACCGTGCGCGGCGCCGGCTACATGATCCGCGAGTAG